GATGGGGATGTTCAGGGAAAGCCGCTTGGTGAGCCGGGTCTTGACGGAGACCTCCTTGGGCAGCACTTCCGAGTAGCCGGGCAAAAGGAGGACGTCGTCAAAGGTGAGCCCCTCGTAGAGGATCTTCCCCTCGTACATGTTCCTCAGGGTAAAGGCTCCCCGGGGAAAGGTCCAGGGCCGTCTTCCGGGCCCAGGTGCTACAATGTCCCCAAGGGGGTGAGAAGCGAGGGCATCAGGTGCTTCCTCTCGGGCTATTCCGGGGCGGCATTGGGGGCAAGGATTTTTTGGGCATTTGTGGGTATTTTTTGGTATTGCCCGTGCATTCCAGGGGTGGGTTAAAGCGGGTGCATTCTTGGGTCCGCGGGGGGAGTCTTTCCCCCTCGGGCCCGTGTATTTTGTAAGCCATTCCCCCCAAGCCCCCCGAGGCTTCCCCCCGCCCAACAAGGCCACTACCCAGCCGGCACCGGGTGTGCTAAGCTGGGTAGTGAAAATCTGACCGGTTCCAATTAGTTGTGAGGATAGAAGCAGTTTTTGCCGTGCCCATACTTATTCTTCCCCCCTTGACAGCATTGACCCGACCCCCTAGAGTGGAAGACAAGCAAACGGGGCCGATCCCCCGGAAGCGGAGGAAAAGGAGGGATGAAGATGAAGAAGCTGATCGCTCGCGTGTTGGTGCTTCTCAGCAGCTTGATCGCGCTCGGGCTTGCGGCTGGGGCTTCTGCGAACTGGGAGTAAAGGGGAGGCCAGCTTAGCTGGCCTTTTTTTCTCTTGCCCTGGGGAGGGGGATTTGCTACACTCAGGCCACCATGGCCCTTAAACGCCTGGAGCTTCCCCCGCCGCGGGTGCTCCTTTTGGTCCTCTCAGCCTTCCTGGGCTTCCTGGCCCTGGAGAGCTTTCTGCTTTGGGCCTACGGGGGCATGCCCCTTCGCTTGGGCCTTCTGGACCTGCTTTTCTGGGGCGCGCTCATGCTTTGGAGCGTGTCTGTGCGGGTCCCCCTCCCTTTAAGCGCCAGCATGAGCCAGTTCTTCATCTTCGCCCTGGCTTTAGCTGTGTTCACGCCCCCTTGGGTTTCGCCCATCTTGAGCTTTGCTCTCCAGTGGAGTGGAAAAGTCTGGTACAAGAGCCTCTTCAATCGCTCCCAGAACGGCCTGGCCACCGCCCTGGCGGCCCTGGCCTGGCAGTTCTTTCAGCAGAACCCCGTTTACATGGGTTCCTGGAATCTTTCCGCAGGGGTGGGCATCGCCGCGGCCTCCCTGGCCTTTTTTCTCGCCAACACCACCCTGGTGACCACCGCCATTTCCCTCGCCAACAAGATTAGCTGGCGTGAGGCGTGGCGAAAAAACTTCAGCTGGCTCGCCCTGAGCTACCTCCTCCTCTCCCCCCTCGCCCTCCTCCTGGCCCGGGCCTACGAGACGCCCCTTCTCGCAGGGTGGGGCGGGTGGACGGTGCTCTTCTTCCTCATCCCCCTCTACTACAGCCGCTTCTACTGGGACGAGAAGGTGCGCCTGGAGCAGGCCTTTGACACCACCCTGGAGCTTCTCATGAACGCCCTCGAGGCCAAGGACCCCATGACCCGCCTGCACTCGGAGCGCGTGGCGGACATCGCCCGCGACCTGGCCAGGAAGGTGAAGGGAGGGGACGAGGCCTA
Above is a window of Thermus islandicus DSM 21543 DNA encoding:
- a CDS encoding HD-GYP domain-containing protein produces the protein MALKRLELPPPRVLLLVLSAFLGFLALESFLLWAYGGMPLRLGLLDLLFWGALMLWSVSVRVPLPLSASMSQFFIFALALAVFTPPWVSPILSFALQWSGKVWYKSLFNRSQNGLATALAALAWQFFQQNPVYMGSWNLSAGVGIAAASLAFFLANTTLVTTAISLANKISWREAWRKNFSWLALSYLLLSPLALLLARAYETPLLAGWGGWTVLFFLIPLYYSRFYWDEKVRLEQAFDTTLELLMNALEAKDPMTRLHSERVADIARDLARKVKGGDEAYAQAVYRASRLHDIGKIAIPEHLLLKSGTLTPEEYGLIQSHTTRGAELLSPARKVAFDLLVYNVILYHHERWDGRGYPKRLAGQEIPEEARIVGLADAYEAMTAGRPYRKAKTPEEALREVQELSGHQFDPRLVEAFTELWEQNPIWRDRQAYLEAKEGSVSHSTSTPRSSDSASPSPSEPGSRTSEG